From the Streptomyces pluripotens genome, one window contains:
- a CDS encoding lipid-transfer protein, translating to MAGPGLKDATAIVGIGQTAFAKHLPEDEKTLACRAVLAALDDAGIAPGEVDALASYTMEETDEVELAKAVGFGDLTFFSKVGYGGGGSCATIAHLAAAIATGQATVGVAWRSRKRGSGLRPWTSTAVQLPTPAQWTRPFGLLRPADEIAMLTRRYMHEYGATRDHLFHVALACRNRANQNPAAVMYERPLTRALYMTSRWISEPLCLFDNCLETDGALACVVVGKERARDCAARPVYVHSAAQGLPAQHHGMVNYWNDDPLTGPAWTAARHLWKHADFTPDDVDVAQIYDAFTALIPLSLEGYGFCGRGEGGAFTEGGALEIGGRLPINTGGGGLSEAYVHGFNLVNEGVKQLRGTSTAQVPGAATCLVTAGEGVPTSALLLRS from the coding sequence ATGGCAGGACCCGGACTGAAGGACGCCACGGCCATCGTCGGGATAGGCCAGACCGCCTTCGCCAAGCACCTTCCGGAGGACGAGAAGACGCTCGCCTGCCGGGCCGTGCTCGCCGCGCTCGACGACGCCGGGATCGCACCCGGTGAAGTCGACGCCCTGGCCTCCTACACCATGGAGGAGACCGACGAGGTGGAGCTGGCGAAGGCGGTCGGGTTCGGCGACCTGACCTTCTTCAGCAAAGTGGGGTACGGGGGCGGCGGTTCCTGCGCCACGATCGCCCACCTCGCCGCCGCCATCGCCACCGGGCAGGCCACGGTGGGGGTGGCGTGGCGATCCCGGAAGAGGGGCAGCGGGCTGCGACCGTGGACCAGCACGGCGGTTCAGCTGCCCACTCCGGCCCAGTGGACCCGCCCCTTCGGGCTGCTACGGCCCGCGGACGAGATCGCCATGCTGACGCGCCGGTACATGCACGAGTACGGCGCCACCCGGGACCACTTGTTCCACGTCGCCCTCGCCTGCCGTAACCGGGCCAATCAGAATCCGGCGGCCGTCATGTACGAACGGCCCCTGACCCGCGCTCTGTACATGACCTCCCGGTGGATCAGTGAACCGCTGTGCCTCTTCGACAACTGCCTGGAGACGGACGGAGCATTGGCCTGTGTGGTCGTCGGCAAGGAGCGTGCGCGGGACTGCGCCGCAAGGCCCGTGTACGTGCACTCCGCGGCCCAGGGGCTGCCCGCCCAGCACCACGGCATGGTCAACTACTGGAACGACGACCCGCTCACCGGCCCCGCCTGGACCGCGGCCCGACACCTGTGGAAACACGCCGACTTCACGCCGGACGACGTCGACGTGGCGCAGATCTACGACGCGTTCACGGCCCTGATCCCCCTGTCCCTGGAGGGCTACGGCTTCTGCGGGCGGGGAGAGGGGGGCGCGTTCACCGAGGGCGGTGCCCTGGAGATCGGGGGACGGTTGCCCATCAACACCGGTGGAGGCGGGCTCTCCGAGGCCTACGTGCACGGCTTCAACCTCGTCAACGAAGGGGTGAAGCAGCTACGCGGGACCAGTACCGCGCAGGTTCCGGGGGCCGCCACCTGTCTGGTCACCGCCGGCGAGGGTGTACCCACCTCCGCTCTGCTGCTGAGGAGTTGA
- a CDS encoding enoyl-CoA hydratase/isomerase family protein, producing the protein MGTGVNTVRLDVGADTGVAVVTLNRPERLNAVDLEMVRELTGVWRRLRFEDSVRAVVLTGAGERAFCTGIDRDAVVPQPSSPYMQDDPLLGMGPKANDLWKPVVVAVQGMACGGAFYLLGESEFIVADTTASFFDPHTTYGMVSAYESMLMAHRMPYGEAARMMLMGTAERISARRAHTIGLVSEITEKGLALDAAVRCAAVIASYPPEGVQGTVRALWAAKEAARAQAFAQAPHLIALGNLPPGQQAELFARRHGGEFRIR; encoded by the coding sequence GTGGGTACTGGTGTGAACACCGTCCGCCTCGACGTCGGCGCGGACACCGGGGTGGCCGTCGTCACCCTGAACCGGCCCGAGCGGCTCAACGCCGTCGATCTGGAGATGGTTCGCGAACTCACCGGGGTATGGCGCAGGTTGCGGTTCGAGGACTCGGTGCGTGCCGTCGTGCTCACCGGAGCCGGGGAGCGGGCGTTCTGCACCGGGATCGACCGGGACGCCGTCGTGCCCCAGCCCTCGTCGCCGTACATGCAGGACGATCCGCTGCTGGGCATGGGGCCGAAGGCGAACGACCTGTGGAAGCCGGTGGTGGTCGCGGTGCAAGGGATGGCCTGCGGCGGCGCGTTCTACCTGCTGGGCGAGAGCGAGTTCATCGTCGCCGATACCACCGCTTCCTTCTTCGACCCGCACACGACGTACGGCATGGTGAGCGCGTACGAGTCCATGCTGATGGCACACCGGATGCCCTACGGGGAGGCGGCACGGATGATGCTCATGGGGACGGCCGAGCGGATCTCGGCCCGACGGGCGCACACCATCGGGCTGGTCTCCGAAATCACCGAGAAAGGACTGGCGTTGGATGCTGCCGTGCGGTGCGCCGCAGTGATCGCCAGCTACCCGCCGGAGGGAGTGCAGGGGACCGTGCGGGCGTTGTGGGCGGCCAAGGAGGCGGCGCGTGCGCAGGCGTTCGCACAGGCGCCGCACCTGATCGCGCTGGGCAACCTGCCCCCGGGGCAACAGGCGGAGCTGTTCGCGAGGCGGCATGGCGGGGAGTTCCGCATCCGGTGA
- a CDS encoding FadD3 family acyl-CoA ligase has translation MGEWNTIAELVRSAAERYADTEAVVEGRKRIRYAALGARVERAAAAYLAAGVRVGDRVAIWAPNSLDWIVAALGAVCAGAVLVPLNTRFKGAEAADVLRRSGARLLFVTGTFLGTSYVASLRRAAGSSGGSGRPLPSLPELEQAVVLSDDAPAGFRTWKDFLADGESVGESDVLRRGEKLDGRCLSDIIFTSGTTGRPKGAMITHEQTLTAYEIWADLAGLRATDRYLIVNPFFHTFGYKAGVIACLMRGATMIPQPVFNADTALANIAAERVSVLPGPPALHQALLDHPARDAHDLSALRLVVTGAAVVPLRLVERLREELGIDTVLTAYGLSEASGIVTMCRRGDDPSVIAATSGRAIPGTEVKVAGAGGAPAPAGTPGEVLVRGFNVMRGYYADETATREVMTGDGWLRTGDVGVLDRSGNLRITDRIKDMFIVGGFNAYPAEIERLLGVHPDVADVAVVGVPDARLGEVGKAFVVRRPGSVLTADDLIAWSRREMANYKVPREVEFVPGLPRNASGKVVKGPLRSR, from the coding sequence GTGGGCGAGTGGAACACCATTGCGGAACTGGTGCGGTCGGCGGCCGAGCGGTACGCGGACACCGAGGCCGTGGTCGAAGGCCGCAAGAGGATCAGGTACGCCGCACTGGGCGCCCGCGTCGAGCGCGCGGCGGCGGCATATCTGGCCGCCGGGGTGCGGGTGGGTGACCGGGTGGCGATCTGGGCCCCCAATTCCCTCGACTGGATCGTCGCGGCCCTCGGTGCGGTCTGCGCGGGTGCGGTGCTGGTGCCGCTGAACACCCGCTTCAAGGGGGCGGAGGCGGCCGACGTGCTGCGGCGCAGCGGGGCCCGGCTGCTCTTCGTGACGGGTACGTTCCTGGGCACGTCGTACGTGGCCTCGCTGCGGCGCGCGGCGGGCTCTTCCGGCGGTTCCGGCCGGCCGCTGCCCAGCCTGCCGGAGCTTGAGCAGGCGGTGGTCCTCTCCGACGACGCACCCGCCGGCTTTCGGACGTGGAAGGACTTCCTGGCGGACGGGGAGAGCGTGGGAGAGTCCGACGTCCTCCGCCGAGGGGAGAAGTTGGACGGCCGGTGCCTGTCCGACATCATCTTCACCTCAGGCACCACGGGCCGCCCCAAGGGAGCGATGATCACCCACGAGCAGACGCTCACGGCGTACGAAATCTGGGCGGACCTCGCGGGCCTGCGCGCCACGGACCGCTACCTGATCGTCAATCCCTTCTTCCACACCTTCGGCTACAAGGCCGGCGTGATCGCCTGCCTGATGCGCGGGGCGACGATGATCCCGCAGCCCGTGTTCAACGCGGACACGGCGCTGGCCAACATCGCGGCGGAGCGGGTCTCCGTCCTGCCCGGCCCACCGGCCCTCCACCAGGCGCTCCTGGACCACCCGGCCCGCGACGCCCACGACCTCTCGGCGCTGAGGCTCGTGGTCACCGGCGCGGCCGTGGTCCCGCTCCGCCTGGTGGAACGCCTGCGCGAGGAGCTCGGCATCGACACGGTCCTCACCGCCTACGGCCTCTCGGAGGCGAGCGGCATCGTCACCATGTGCCGGCGCGGCGACGATCCGTCGGTCATCGCTGCCACATCCGGCCGGGCGATCCCCGGTACGGAGGTGAAGGTGGCCGGTGCCGGAGGGGCTCCGGCACCGGCCGGCACACCCGGGGAGGTACTGGTCCGGGGCTTCAACGTCATGCGCGGCTACTACGCGGACGAGACGGCGACCCGAGAGGTCATGACCGGGGACGGCTGGCTGCGCACGGGTGACGTGGGCGTCCTGGACCGGTCCGGCAACCTGCGGATCACGGACCGCATCAAGGACATGTTCATCGTCGGCGGCTTCAACGCCTACCCGGCGGAGATAGAGCGACTGCTCGGCGTCCACCCGGACGTGGCGGACGTGGCGGTGGTCGGCGTACCGGACGCCCGTCTGGGGGAGGTCGGCAAGGCCTTCGTCGTACGCAGGCCGGGTTCGGTCCTGACCGCCGACGACCTGATCGCCTGGTCCCGTCGTGAGATGGCCAACTACAAGGTGCCGCGGGAGGTGGAGTTCGTGCCCGGCCTTCCGCGCAACGCGAGCGGGAAGGTGGTGAAGGGGCCGCTGCGGAGCCGGTGA
- a CDS encoding Zn-ribbon domain-containing OB-fold protein encodes MLAPVTDTDGAPFWEYAARGELRVQACGDCGESRFPPRPCCPRCQSFASEWRRVSGRGRVWSYIVAHPPLLPDYAQQAPYNVVVVELEDAPRIRLVGNLVTAPGAPLGSLDPGRIRIGTRVQVVFSGGLPQWVLV; translated from the coding sequence ATGCTGGCCCCTGTCACCGACACCGACGGCGCGCCCTTCTGGGAGTACGCGGCCCGCGGCGAACTGCGCGTGCAGGCCTGCGGCGACTGCGGCGAGTCCCGGTTCCCGCCCCGGCCCTGCTGCCCGCGCTGCCAGTCCTTCGCGAGCGAGTGGCGGAGGGTGTCAGGGCGGGGCCGGGTGTGGTCGTACATCGTGGCGCATCCGCCGCTGCTACCCGACTACGCCCAACAGGCGCCGTACAACGTGGTGGTCGTGGAATTGGAGGACGCGCCGCGGATCCGGCTGGTCGGGAATCTGGTCACCGCTCCCGGAGCCCCGCTCGGCTCCCTCGACCCGGGGCGCATCCGGATCGGCACCCGGGTCCAGGTGGTCTTCTCCGGAGGGCTTCCGCAGTGGGTACTGGTGTGA
- a CDS encoding PQQ-binding-like beta-propeller repeat protein gives MVDQLTQHDPRRIGPFEVLGRLGAGGMGLVYLARSASGRRVAIKTVRTELAEDQLFRVRFTREVEAARAVSGFYTAAVVDADPRAAVPWLATAYVPAPSLEEIVNDCGPLPAQAVRWLAAGVAEALQSIHGAGLVHRDLKPSNVLVVEDGPRVIDFGIASGVSNTRLTMTNVAVGTPAYMSPEQAKDSRSVTGASDVFSLGSTLVFAATGHPPFHGANPVETVFMLLREGPDLTGLPDELRPLIEACMQMEAPARPTPADLQTQLAPHLFGSGTDDSGTASAWLPEKAFVLIESRRGGRPALKPAPTASGPRPGGRAPVPPPPSYDPPVRAPAPVGAADAGPVRLAGARVPIGPGPRVADARAAAVKAPPPEAGLVASWSRARTGVAGVDPAVPSSPKASASPEPGGSSSAEAANGWRPWRFRMSNDVWGTPHVDGDLVYVTSFEVHALDVATGRRRFKTRDVAWSMAVADGRVHASDGPTLFALDAREGTDLWRVSTDAWVYSLQAGHGTVVTGTRGGGVQAWEATGGQKLWEITGCQTDFEAPEAGPLVHDGTVYVWQDARLRALEARTGEERWSYPIGDATSCGGVPIRLSPASDGQVYVSAGTRVIAIEAASGMVRWHFEAPAVFLSPPAFASGPAVTGGGVYLADYLGTVYALDAADGRDRWRIATESRSSVEPVLVAAGHVHVGSGKGLYTLDAVTGTPKWRFQAGGDVVGSPSVAEGRIHFGSTDHLLYTLKADDGRLRWKLATGGEITGSPVVEDGVVYACSKDRCVYALDAEKGTGTARTT, from the coding sequence GTGGTGGATCAGCTGACGCAGCACGATCCGCGGCGGATCGGGCCGTTCGAGGTGCTGGGCCGGCTGGGGGCCGGCGGCATGGGGCTGGTCTATCTCGCGCGCTCGGCGTCCGGCCGGCGCGTGGCGATCAAGACGGTGCGTACTGAGCTGGCCGAGGACCAGCTGTTCCGGGTCCGCTTCACCCGTGAGGTGGAGGCGGCCCGCGCGGTCTCCGGGTTCTACACGGCAGCCGTGGTGGACGCCGACCCGCGGGCCGCCGTGCCCTGGCTCGCGACCGCCTACGTCCCCGCACCCTCCCTTGAGGAGATAGTGAACGACTGCGGACCGCTCCCGGCCCAGGCTGTGCGCTGGCTCGCGGCGGGCGTCGCCGAGGCCCTGCAATCCATCCACGGCGCCGGACTGGTTCACCGCGACCTCAAGCCCTCCAACGTACTCGTGGTCGAGGACGGCCCCCGGGTGATCGACTTCGGTATCGCCTCCGGTGTGTCGAACACTCGTTTGACGATGACGAACGTCGCCGTCGGGACTCCCGCCTACATGTCTCCCGAGCAGGCCAAGGACTCCCGCAGCGTCACCGGCGCCAGCGATGTCTTCTCCCTGGGATCCACCCTGGTCTTCGCGGCCACCGGTCACCCGCCCTTCCACGGGGCCAACCCGGTCGAGACCGTCTTCATGCTGCTCCGCGAGGGTCCGGACCTCACCGGCTTGCCCGACGAGCTGCGTCCGCTCATCGAGGCGTGCATGCAGATGGAGGCCCCCGCCCGCCCCACCCCGGCCGACCTCCAGACCCAGCTCGCCCCGCACCTCTTCGGTTCCGGCACCGACGACAGCGGCACCGCCTCCGCCTGGCTGCCGGAGAAGGCGTTCGTCCTCATCGAGTCCCGCCGCGGCGGGCGTCCCGCCCTCAAGCCTGCCCCCACCGCGTCCGGTCCGCGCCCTGGTGGCCGCGCGCCTGTGCCCCCGCCACCCTCCTACGACCCCCCGGTCCGTGCCCCCGCACCCGTGGGCGCCGCTGACGCCGGCCCGGTCCGGCTGGCCGGCGCCCGGGTACCCATCGGCCCCGGCCCCCGGGTCGCCGACGCCCGTGCCGCCGCCGTCAAGGCACCCCCTCCGGAGGCCGGTCTGGTCGCCAGCTGGTCCCGGGCGCGCACCGGAGTGGCCGGTGTCGACCCCGCGGTGCCGTCGTCCCCCAAGGCCTCGGCTTCGCCCGAACCGGGTGGATCCTCGTCCGCGGAGGCGGCGAACGGTTGGCGGCCCTGGCGCTTCCGCATGTCCAACGACGTCTGGGGCACCCCCCACGTCGACGGCGACCTCGTCTACGTCACCTCATTCGAGGTGCACGCGCTGGACGTGGCCACCGGCCGTCGCCGCTTCAAGACCCGGGACGTCGCCTGGTCCATGGCGGTGGCCGACGGCCGTGTCCACGCCTCCGACGGCCCCACCCTGTTCGCCCTGGACGCCCGGGAGGGCACCGACCTGTGGCGGGTGTCCACGGACGCCTGGGTGTACTCCCTCCAGGCCGGCCACGGCACGGTCGTCACCGGAACCCGCGGCGGCGGCGTCCAGGCCTGGGAGGCCACGGGCGGGCAGAAGCTGTGGGAGATCACCGGCTGCCAGACCGACTTCGAGGCCCCGGAGGCCGGCCCCCTCGTCCACGACGGCACGGTCTATGTCTGGCAGGACGCCCGGCTGCGCGCGCTGGAGGCCCGCACCGGTGAGGAGCGCTGGTCGTACCCCATCGGCGACGCGACTTCCTGTGGCGGCGTGCCCATCCGCCTCAGTCCGGCCTCCGACGGCCAGGTCTACGTCTCCGCCGGCACCCGCGTCATCGCCATCGAGGCGGCGAGCGGCATGGTCCGCTGGCACTTCGAAGCCCCAGCGGTCTTTCTCAGCCCCCCGGCCTTCGCCTCCGGCCCGGCCGTCACCGGCGGCGGTGTCTACCTGGCCGACTACCTCGGCACGGTCTACGCCCTCGACGCCGCCGACGGCCGGGACCGCTGGCGCATCGCGACCGAGTCCCGTTCTTCCGTCGAGCCGGTTCTGGTGGCTGCCGGACACGTCCATGTCGGCAGCGGCAAGGGCCTCTACACCCTGGACGCGGTCACCGGCACCCCCAAGTGGCGTTTCCAGGCGGGCGGCGACGTCGTGGGGTCGCCGTCGGTGGCTGAGGGCCGTATCCACTTCGGCTCCACCGATCATCTGCTGTACACCCTGAAGGCTGATGACGGACGACTGCGTTGGAAGCTCGCCACCGGCGGTGAGATCACCGGTTCCCCGGTGGTCGAGGACGGCGTGGTGTACGCGTGCAGCAAGGACCGCTGTGTGTACGCGCTGGACGCGGAGAAGGGCACGGGGACGGCACGTACCACGTGA